In Tubulanus polymorphus chromosome 2, tnTubPoly1.2, whole genome shotgun sequence, a single window of DNA contains:
- the LOC141899404 gene encoding short/branched chain specific acyl-CoA dehydrogenase, mitochondrial-like isoform X2, whose amino-acid sequence MLRLISRLMLNCRTEFSRDSRYMTTLHPPITELSDEEKMLQESVRKMAKEKIEPLVGKMDAESQMDSSVIRALFDNGLMALEIPTKYDGTDSTFMATNLAIEEVAKVDPAVSAMVDVQNTLINSIILKYANEGQKKTYLPQLATNVVGSFCLSEPGSGSDAFALKTTAKRDGHHYILNGSKMWITNAEHAGMFLVMANAKPEDGYKGITCFIVDRETEGLSLGKKEDKLGIRASSTCPVHLDNVRVPESNIVGKLGNGYKIAIETLNEGRIAIAAQMLGLAEGCFQRTIPYTLERMQFGQKIFDFQGMQHQIAHISTQIEAVRALTYNTIRQRDAGFTIIKQAAMVKYLSSEVAVLTSSKCIEWMGGAGYSKQYPIEKYYRDSKIACSWETLRSCAKLMVFLVRRQLS is encoded by the exons ATGCTGCGATTGATTTCAAGATTAATG CTAAATTGCCGTACAGAATTCAGCAGAGATTCACGGTATATGACCACTTTGCATCCACCCATAACAGAGCTTTCGGACGAGGAGAAGATGCTACAGGAATCCG TTAGAAAAATGGCAAAGGAAAAAATTGAACCTCTCGTTGGAAAAATGGATGCAGAGTCTCAGATGGACAGTTCTGTCATACGAGCTTTATTTGATAATGGG CTTATGGCTCTTGAAATACCAACAAAATACGACGGTACAGATTCGACATTCATGGCCACTAATTTGGCTATCGAGGAAGTTGCTAAGGTTGACCCAGCTGTCAGTGCGATGGTCGATGTACAGAATACTCTTATCAATTCCATCATCTTGAAATACGCAAACGAAGGACAAAAGAAAACATATCTACCACAGTTGGCAACAAACGTG GTCGGGAGTTTCTGTTTATCTGAGCCAGGCTCGGGCAGCGATGCGTTCGCGCTGAAGACTACAGCGAAAAGAGACGGCCACCACTACATTCTAAATGGTTCAAAGATGTGGATAACGAATGCGGAACATGCTGGAATGTTTCTGGTCATGGCAAATGCTAAACCAGAGGAT GGCTATAAGGGAATAACTTGTTTCATAGTTGATCGTGAAACGGAAGGACTTTCACTAGGGAAAAAAGAAGACAAACTTGGAATCCGGGCCTCCAGTACGTGCCCCGTCCATTTGGATAATGTCAgg GTACCTGAAAGTAATATAGTTGGTAAATTAGGTAATGGATACAAGATAGCAATCGAAACACTGAATGAGGGCAGAATCGCTATCGCCGCACAG ATGCTTGGCTTAGCTGAAGGCTGTTTCCAAAGAACCATTCCATACACACTAGAACGAATGCAATTTGGGCAGAAGATTTTTGATTTCCAG GGCATGCAACATCAAATCGCACACATAAGCACACAAATCGAGGCGGTAAGAGCTCTAACCTATAATACTATTCGACAAAGAGATGCTGGATTTACAATTATAAAGCAAGCTGCCATGGTAAAATATCTTAGTTCAGAG GTCGCCGTTCTCACAAGCAGCAAGTGCATCGAGTGGATGGGTGGTGCTGGATATTCTAAACAATACccgattgaaaaatattatcgCGACAGCAAAATAG CTTGCAGTTGGGAAACACTGAGATCATGTGCAAAGTTAATGGTATTTTTGGTCAGGCGTCAACTATCGTAG
- the LOC141899404 gene encoding short/branched chain specific acyl-CoA dehydrogenase, mitochondrial-like isoform X1 → MLRLISRLMLNCRTEFSRDSRYMTTLHPPITELSDEEKMLQESVRKMAKEKIEPLVGKMDAESQMDSSVIRALFDNGLMALEIPTKYDGTDSTFMATNLAIEEVAKVDPAVSAMVDVQNTLINSIILKYANEGQKKTYLPQLATNVVGSFCLSEPGSGSDAFALKTTAKRDGHHYILNGSKMWITNAEHAGMFLVMANAKPEDGYKGITCFIVDRETEGLSLGKKEDKLGIRASSTCPVHLDNVRVPESNIVGKLGNGYKIAIETLNEGRIAIAAQMLGLAEGCFQRTIPYTLERMQFGQKIFDFQGMQHQIAHISTQIEAVRALTYNTIRQRDAGFTIIKQAAMVKYLSSEVAVLTSSKCIEWMGGAGYSKQYPIEKYYRDSKIGTIYEGTSNIQLSTIANCLKKEFIL, encoded by the exons ATGCTGCGATTGATTTCAAGATTAATG CTAAATTGCCGTACAGAATTCAGCAGAGATTCACGGTATATGACCACTTTGCATCCACCCATAACAGAGCTTTCGGACGAGGAGAAGATGCTACAGGAATCCG TTAGAAAAATGGCAAAGGAAAAAATTGAACCTCTCGTTGGAAAAATGGATGCAGAGTCTCAGATGGACAGTTCTGTCATACGAGCTTTATTTGATAATGGG CTTATGGCTCTTGAAATACCAACAAAATACGACGGTACAGATTCGACATTCATGGCCACTAATTTGGCTATCGAGGAAGTTGCTAAGGTTGACCCAGCTGTCAGTGCGATGGTCGATGTACAGAATACTCTTATCAATTCCATCATCTTGAAATACGCAAACGAAGGACAAAAGAAAACATATCTACCACAGTTGGCAACAAACGTG GTCGGGAGTTTCTGTTTATCTGAGCCAGGCTCGGGCAGCGATGCGTTCGCGCTGAAGACTACAGCGAAAAGAGACGGCCACCACTACATTCTAAATGGTTCAAAGATGTGGATAACGAATGCGGAACATGCTGGAATGTTTCTGGTCATGGCAAATGCTAAACCAGAGGAT GGCTATAAGGGAATAACTTGTTTCATAGTTGATCGTGAAACGGAAGGACTTTCACTAGGGAAAAAAGAAGACAAACTTGGAATCCGGGCCTCCAGTACGTGCCCCGTCCATTTGGATAATGTCAgg GTACCTGAAAGTAATATAGTTGGTAAATTAGGTAATGGATACAAGATAGCAATCGAAACACTGAATGAGGGCAGAATCGCTATCGCCGCACAG ATGCTTGGCTTAGCTGAAGGCTGTTTCCAAAGAACCATTCCATACACACTAGAACGAATGCAATTTGGGCAGAAGATTTTTGATTTCCAG GGCATGCAACATCAAATCGCACACATAAGCACACAAATCGAGGCGGTAAGAGCTCTAACCTATAATACTATTCGACAAAGAGATGCTGGATTTACAATTATAAAGCAAGCTGCCATGGTAAAATATCTTAGTTCAGAG GTCGCCGTTCTCACAAGCAGCAAGTGCATCGAGTGGATGGGTGGTGCTGGATATTCTAAACAATACccgattgaaaaatattatcgCGACAGCAAAATAG GCACAATATATGAAGGCACATCAAATATCCAGCTATCGACAATTGCCAATTGCTTAAAgaaagaatttattttatag
- the LOC141898557 gene encoding ornithine aminotransferase, mitochondrial-like isoform X2 — translation MFFKLNRVVHTLSRNLARSKATEASPRIGTASHTVFTREDKYGAHNYHPIPVALAKGQGVHLWDVEGNHFFDFLSAYGAVNQGHCHPKIVAALKNQADILTLSSRAFYNTSLGEYEEFITKLLGFDKVLPMNTGVEGGETACKLARKWGYTVKKIPENKARIVFADGNFWGRTLAAISSSTDPSSYAGFGPYMPNFDIIPYDDLDALEKAVSNPDVCAFMVEPIQGEAGVVVPQEGYISKAKAICKKHNVLLIADEVQTGLARTGKLLCVDHDATKPDILILGKALSGGVYPVAAILADDEVMLTIKPGEHGSTYGGNPMACKVGIAALEVIEEEKLSENAAKMGDLLMADLKRLPTDVVKVVRGRGLMCAIEIAEEHNAWDVCLKLRDNGLLAKPTHDTIIRFTPPCVIKESELGECTNIIHKTITSL, via the exons atgttttttaagttAAATCGTGTCGTCCATACCTTATCGCGAAACCTAGCGCGCAGCAAAGCCACTGAAGCTTCACCGCGTATCGGCACAGCTTCCCATACTGTGTTCACCCGCGAAGACAAGTACGGAGCGCATAACTACCATCCAATACCGGTTGCACTCGCCAAGGGTCAAG GTGTCCATTTATGGGATGTCGAGGgaaatcattttttcgatttccTTAGTGCCTATGGCGCAGTAAACCAAGGCCACTGTCATCCGAAGATTGTTGCCGCTTTGAAGAACCAAGCTGACATTCTAACTCTTTCATCAAGAGCATTTTATAATACATCATTGGGAGAATATGAAGAATTCATCACCAAGCTCTTAGGTTTTGATAAAGTTTTACCAATGAACACAG GAGTTGAAGGTGGAGAAACTGCTTGCAAACTAGCTAGGAAATGGGGCTATACCGTTAAAAAGATTCCCGAAAATAAAGCCAGAATTGTTTTCGCTGATGGAAATTTTTGGGGCCGCACATTAGCTGCTATATCTTCGTCAACCGATCCGAGTAGCTATGCTGGCTTTGGTCCATACATGCcaaattttgatatcataCCATACGATGATTTAGACGCACTCGAG AAAGCGGTTTCAAATCCAGACGTGTGTGCTTTCATGGTCGAGCCAATTCAGGGAGAAGCTGGGGTAGTGGTGCCCCAAGAGGGTTATATCAGCAAGGCAAAGGCTATATGTAAAAAGCACAATGTATTACTTATTGCTGATGAGGTACAGACTGGCTTAGCTAGAACTGGAAA ACTTTTATGTGTTGACCATGATGCAACCAAACCTGACATACTTATTCTCGGCAAAGCTCTATCAGGTGGAGTTTACCCG GTGGCTGCAATTCTAGCAGATGACGAAGTGATGTTAACCATCAAGCCAGGTGAACATGGATCGACCTATGGTGGGAACCCTATGGCTTGTAAAGTTGGTATCGCTGCATTGGAG GTAATTGAGGAAGAGAAACTATCGGAGAATGCTGCCAAGATGGGTGATTTATTGATGGCTGATCTTAAAAGATTACCAACGGACGTTGTGAAAGTTGTACGCGGTCGTGGTCTTATGTGCGCTATCGAAATCGCTGAAG AGCATAATGCCTGGGACGTGTGCCTGAAACTAAGAGACAACGGACTACTGGCAAAACCAACGCACGACACGATCATCAGATTTACGCCGCCTTGCGTTATCAAAGAGAGTGAACTTGGAGAATGCACAAATATCATACATAAGACAATTACATCTTtgtaa
- the LOC141898557 gene encoding ornithine aminotransferase, mitochondrial-like isoform X1: MIHYVSCRIIDIYKMFFKLNRVVHTLSRNLARSKATEASPRIGTASHTVFTREDKYGAHNYHPIPVALAKGQGVHLWDVEGNHFFDFLSAYGAVNQGHCHPKIVAALKNQADILTLSSRAFYNTSLGEYEEFITKLLGFDKVLPMNTGVEGGETACKLARKWGYTVKKIPENKARIVFADGNFWGRTLAAISSSTDPSSYAGFGPYMPNFDIIPYDDLDALEKAVSNPDVCAFMVEPIQGEAGVVVPQEGYISKAKAICKKHNVLLIADEVQTGLARTGKLLCVDHDATKPDILILGKALSGGVYPVAAILADDEVMLTIKPGEHGSTYGGNPMACKVGIAALEVIEEEKLSENAAKMGDLLMADLKRLPTDVVKVVRGRGLMCAIEIAEEHNAWDVCLKLRDNGLLAKPTHDTIIRFTPPCVIKESELGECTNIIHKTITSL; the protein is encoded by the exons ATGATTCACTACGTCAGCTGTAGAATTATTG atatttacaaaatgttttttaagttAAATCGTGTCGTCCATACCTTATCGCGAAACCTAGCGCGCAGCAAAGCCACTGAAGCTTCACCGCGTATCGGCACAGCTTCCCATACTGTGTTCACCCGCGAAGACAAGTACGGAGCGCATAACTACCATCCAATACCGGTTGCACTCGCCAAGGGTCAAG GTGTCCATTTATGGGATGTCGAGGgaaatcattttttcgatttccTTAGTGCCTATGGCGCAGTAAACCAAGGCCACTGTCATCCGAAGATTGTTGCCGCTTTGAAGAACCAAGCTGACATTCTAACTCTTTCATCAAGAGCATTTTATAATACATCATTGGGAGAATATGAAGAATTCATCACCAAGCTCTTAGGTTTTGATAAAGTTTTACCAATGAACACAG GAGTTGAAGGTGGAGAAACTGCTTGCAAACTAGCTAGGAAATGGGGCTATACCGTTAAAAAGATTCCCGAAAATAAAGCCAGAATTGTTTTCGCTGATGGAAATTTTTGGGGCCGCACATTAGCTGCTATATCTTCGTCAACCGATCCGAGTAGCTATGCTGGCTTTGGTCCATACATGCcaaattttgatatcataCCATACGATGATTTAGACGCACTCGAG AAAGCGGTTTCAAATCCAGACGTGTGTGCTTTCATGGTCGAGCCAATTCAGGGAGAAGCTGGGGTAGTGGTGCCCCAAGAGGGTTATATCAGCAAGGCAAAGGCTATATGTAAAAAGCACAATGTATTACTTATTGCTGATGAGGTACAGACTGGCTTAGCTAGAACTGGAAA ACTTTTATGTGTTGACCATGATGCAACCAAACCTGACATACTTATTCTCGGCAAAGCTCTATCAGGTGGAGTTTACCCG GTGGCTGCAATTCTAGCAGATGACGAAGTGATGTTAACCATCAAGCCAGGTGAACATGGATCGACCTATGGTGGGAACCCTATGGCTTGTAAAGTTGGTATCGCTGCATTGGAG GTAATTGAGGAAGAGAAACTATCGGAGAATGCTGCCAAGATGGGTGATTTATTGATGGCTGATCTTAAAAGATTACCAACGGACGTTGTGAAAGTTGTACGCGGTCGTGGTCTTATGTGCGCTATCGAAATCGCTGAAG AGCATAATGCCTGGGACGTGTGCCTGAAACTAAGAGACAACGGACTACTGGCAAAACCAACGCACGACACGATCATCAGATTTACGCCGCCTTGCGTTATCAAAGAGAGTGAACTTGGAGAATGCACAAATATCATACATAAGACAATTACATCTTtgtaa
- the LOC141898558 gene encoding carbonic anhydrase 2-like isoform X1 gives MRFFYCLLVWIGVTCYVSYACKEYQPDGSCVDLENEYDGDKNEDEKKKYIESPSKKGETTPHWTYHGEHGPASWHKINPACDAHWNQRQSPIDFVKRRTIIDSDLGKLQLVNFDLVPEGLFEIRNDGHSVVVTLTPDWFHTKAVHLPPGTFSAAQFHFHWGSQKHLGSEHLIQGKQYHAEMHIVHFNLKYGTLAEAAKYPDGLLVLGVWLETTDTVPANQAYNLVLDHFSKVQYEDHKSGMPGFAIGKLLPTNVDRYFKYEGGLTTPGCLGSVTWIVFREPVQLSKGQMNMFYSLKASHDNEPIEYLLNNFRPVQDLGSRVIFDTQADDDRVAKIPNIQ, from the exons ATG AGGTTTTTTTACTGTCTACTGGTTTGGATTGGCGTTACATGTTACGTTAGTT ATGCTTGCAAAGAGTACCAACCTGACGGCAGCTGTGTCGActtagaaaatgaatatgaCGGTGACAAAAATGAAGACGAGAAGAAAAAGTATATCGAAAGCCCATCGAAGAAAG GTGAAACAACACCGCATTGGACCTACCACGGCGAACATG GTCCCGCTTCGTGGCACAAAATAAATCCAGCATGCGACGCTCACTGGAATCAGAGACAGTCACCTATTGACTTCGTAAAGAGAAGAACCATCATTGATAGTGACTTGGGGAAACTTCAACTAGTTAACTTCGATCTCGTTCCTGAGGGATTGTTTGAAATAAGGAATGATGGGCATTCAG TCGTTGTGACATTGACACCGGATTGGTTTCACACCAAGGCAGTTCATTTACCACCTGGGACATTTAGCGCCGCGCAGTTTCACTTTCATTGGGGAAGTCAAAAACATCTTGGATCAGAACATCTTATTCAAGGAAAACAGTACCACGCCGAA ATGCATATCGTTCACTTCAATCTAAAATACGGGACCTTGGCCGAGGCCGCTAAATACCCTGATGGTCTTCTTGTTTTGGGAGTCTGGCTTGAG aCAACTGACACGGTACCTGCGAATCAGGCGTATAACCTGGTTTTGGATCACTTTTCAAAAGTTCAGTATGAAG ACCATAAAAGTGGCATGCCCGGATTCGCGATCGGAAAATTACTGCCAACAAACGTCgacagatatttcaaatacgaAGGTGGTTTAACTACCCCTGGCTGTCTGGGTAGCGTAACGTGGATCGTTTTCAGGGAACCAGTCCAACTGTCTAAGGGTCAG ATGAATATGTTCTACTCATTGAAGGCTAGTCATGACAATGAACCGATTGAATATTTACTAAACAACTTCCGTCCAGTACAAGATCTCGGATCACGCGTCATATTCGACACACAGGCAGACGACGACCGAGTCGCTaaaattccaaatattcagTAA
- the LOC141898558 gene encoding carbonic anhydrase 2-like isoform X2: protein MRFFYCLLVWIGVTCYVSYACKEYQPDGSCVDLENEYDGDKNEDEKKKYIESPSKKGETTPHWTYHGEHGPASWHKINPACDAHWNQRQSPIDFVKRRTIIDSDLGKLQLVNFDLVPEGLFEIRNDGHSVVVTLTPDWFHTKAVHLPPGTFSAAQFHFHWGSQKHLGSEHLIQGKQYHAEMHIVHFNLKYGTLAEAAKYPDGLLVLGVWLETTDTVPANQAYNLVLDHFSKVQYEDHKSGMPGFAIGKLLPTNVDRYFKYEGGLTTPGCLGSVTWIVFREPVQLSKDEYVLLIEG from the exons ATG AGGTTTTTTTACTGTCTACTGGTTTGGATTGGCGTTACATGTTACGTTAGTT ATGCTTGCAAAGAGTACCAACCTGACGGCAGCTGTGTCGActtagaaaatgaatatgaCGGTGACAAAAATGAAGACGAGAAGAAAAAGTATATCGAAAGCCCATCGAAGAAAG GTGAAACAACACCGCATTGGACCTACCACGGCGAACATG GTCCCGCTTCGTGGCACAAAATAAATCCAGCATGCGACGCTCACTGGAATCAGAGACAGTCACCTATTGACTTCGTAAAGAGAAGAACCATCATTGATAGTGACTTGGGGAAACTTCAACTAGTTAACTTCGATCTCGTTCCTGAGGGATTGTTTGAAATAAGGAATGATGGGCATTCAG TCGTTGTGACATTGACACCGGATTGGTTTCACACCAAGGCAGTTCATTTACCACCTGGGACATTTAGCGCCGCGCAGTTTCACTTTCATTGGGGAAGTCAAAAACATCTTGGATCAGAACATCTTATTCAAGGAAAACAGTACCACGCCGAA ATGCATATCGTTCACTTCAATCTAAAATACGGGACCTTGGCCGAGGCCGCTAAATACCCTGATGGTCTTCTTGTTTTGGGAGTCTGGCTTGAG aCAACTGACACGGTACCTGCGAATCAGGCGTATAACCTGGTTTTGGATCACTTTTCAAAAGTTCAGTATGAAG ACCATAAAAGTGGCATGCCCGGATTCGCGATCGGAAAATTACTGCCAACAAACGTCgacagatatttcaaatacgaAGGTGGTTTAACTACCCCTGGCTGTCTGGGTAGCGTAACGTGGATCGTTTTCAGGGAACCAGTCCAACTGTCTAAGG ATGAATATGTTCTACTCATTGAAGGCTAG